In one Lolium rigidum isolate FL_2022 chromosome 3, APGP_CSIRO_Lrig_0.1, whole genome shotgun sequence genomic region, the following are encoded:
- the LOC124701814 gene encoding digalactosyldiacylglycerol synthase 2, chloroplastic-like — translation MSTRRHFAVFTTASLPWMTGTSINPLFRAAYLAKDGSRDVTLVIPWLSLKDQELVYPNKIVFDSPLEQEGYVRRWIEERVDFRPSFSIKFYPAKFSIEMRSILPVGDITECIPDEMADIAVLEEPEHLNWYHHGRRWKSKFRRVIGVIHTNYLAYVRREKNGQVLACCLRYMNTWVSRIYCHKIIRLSGATQDFPKSVVCNVHGVNPKFLEVGKLKLKQLQNGELAFTKGAYYIGKMVWSKGYRELLDLLSKYQSRLGGLDVDLYGSGEDSDEVQESAERLSLAVKVHPGRDHADPLFHDYKVFINPSTTDVVCTTSAEALAMGKIVICANHPSNEFFKQFPNCRIYNNDEEFVQLTLDALAEQPAPLTDTNMYDLSWEAATDRFMEAAEINLPPGEPRIHQATKTYFPAFLRTRKVKQNLEDASVYLHQALSGLEVTRCAFGAVPKTLQPDEQLRKDLGLASPPKKKKLKLKLMT, via the exons ATGTCGACGAGGCGGCATTTCGCGGTGTTCACCACCGCGAGCCTTCCGTGGATGACGGGGACCTCCATCAACCCGCTGTTCCGGGCGGCCTACCTTGCAAAGGATGGGAGCAGGGATGTCACCCTGGTCATCCCCTGGCTTTCTCTCAAGGACCAAGAGCTGGTTTACCCTAACAAGATTGTGTTCGATTCGCCTTTGGAGCAAGAGGGATATGTTCGTCGCTGGATCGAGGAGAGGGTCGACTTTAGGCCATCCTTCAGCATCAAATTCTACCCTGCCAAG TTTTCCATAGAAATGAGAAGTATTCTACCTGTTGGAGATATCACAGAGTGCATTCCAGATGAGATGGCTGATATTGCTGTTCTAGAGGAGCCTGAGCATCTAAACTGGTACCACCATGGGCGAAGATGGAAAAGTAAGTTCAGGCGAGTGATAGGTGTGATCCACACTAATTATCTAGCATATGTGAGAAGAGAAAAGAATGGACAAGTGTTGGCCTGCTGCCTCAGATATATGAACACCTGGGTTAGCAGAATTTACTGCCACAAG ATAATCAGACTATCTGGCGCTACTCAAGATTTTCCCAAATCTGTTGTATGCAATGTCCATGGTGTGAATCCAAAATTTCTTGAGGTAGGCAAGCTAAAGTTAAAGCAGCTGCAGAATGGAGAGTTAGCCTTCACAAAAGGGGCATACTATATTGGGAAGATGGTGTGGAGTAAGGGGTACAGGGAGCTTCTTGACCTTCTATCCAAATATCAGAGCAGGTTGGGTGGTCTTGACGTAGATTTATATGGTAGTGGAGAAGATTCAGATGAAGTCCAAGAATCTGCAGAGCGCTTAAGTTTGGCTGTGAAGGTTCACCCTGGACGTGATCATGCAGATCCCTTGTTCCACGA CTATAAAGTATTCATCAACCCCAGCACAACAGATGTGGTCTGCACGACCTCTGCTGAGGCCCTTGCGATGGGCAAGATTGTGATATGTGCCAATCACCCTTCAAACGAGTTCTTCAAGCAGTTCCCCAACTGCCGCATCTATAacaacgatgaagagtttgtacaACTCACCCTGGATGCTCTAGCAGAGCAGCCTGCTCCATTAACAGATACTAACATGTATGACTTGTCATGGGAGGCAGCAACCGACAGATTCATGGAGGCTGCTGAGATAAACCTTCCTCCAGGAGAGCCAAGAATCCACCAAGCGACCAAGACTTACTTCCCCGCCTTTCTAAGGACTCGTAAAGTAAAGCaaaatttggaggatgcatctgTGTATCTGCACCAAGCACTCTCGGGGCTGGAGGTCACCCGTTGTGCTTTCGGTGCTGTTCCAAAGACGCTACAACCTGATGAGCAGCTGCGCAAGGATCTTGGCCTGGCTTCTCCCCCCAAGAAGAAAAAGCTAAAACTGAAGCTGATGACGTGA